One genomic window of Nocardioides daphniae includes the following:
- a CDS encoding carboxypeptidase-like regulatory domain-containing protein, whose amino-acid sequence MEVALSLSAASRHWITALSVGLASFAFSVPAATAAPSGGEGDGSSVTRLLATGTRTTDEAERPTDEDLAPRDRAARVEAERLDQPFGDEPEETTPSELLDEAERVHRALQRRDVGRVAKAQQGLTGSSSISGTVTNASGEGLEQVWVGVFREHPELEEWERWEWLPGTMTGADGTFTVGDLEAGNYRLSFSPSDPYASEYYDDARTWRDATTITIGSAQALTGVDAELALGAEVEGVVSAPAGSDLSSVWVHLLEWDDQDQFWSPTFSTTVSDDGTYRLSGAAAGEYRVLFSPQSSELLEREYYDGVADVDAATPVTLRAGQVQAGIDADLVRASTITGRVQLPAGFSPEDVNVVAYRDGEGEDDWEWAGSTMPALDGSYRLALEGAGRFRVRFDGPDGIVTEYYDDADLFDDATVIEAAQGEQVTGIDATLEQGASIAGVVSGPGGPLQDVTVAAYEVTGEGDDLDWEWVGSAETRADGSYTVLGLGAGRHRVRFMDGTGRHLSEYYDDVASIYRATDLTLARGASLTGINARLAVAGQITGRVTSADDPESLEVVAHRLVQDEDGPWWSEDAYASVDETGAYTLGGLPTGQYRIEFYSYGDSVGEFYDDVPTLEEARTISVTAGSTVSGINASLEVGGVVTGRITVPVGTDTDDLAARLYQWDASDPEDPYWRRTKTAWVDESGTYRASGLRAGAYRVELSDDSGALEPVWFRDASTVEAAQDVVVAHGRETTGIDATLKPWATLSGVVTGPVGEDVGGVEVQVWEHGATPAQDAWWDPVGHATTQEDGSFTVTGLRAGTYAVEFRTNGRLAGEWYQDAADRASAAAVRVAAHTAVTGIRATLDLGSTVRGRVTSASSPVGDVRVSVLQERRWDDFSEWERVSSSYVGQDGSYEVGGLRAGTYKVAFEDQEGDLLDEYYDDAPTIAQAKDVVVGTRTTVQGINADLARASTISGTVRGTFDVDGLEVVALRLVDGEWEWAWSASVREDGTYTIGRLAAGTYRVLFRDWTSGNVSTYYGGALDVESARDVRVGVEQALTGIDATLVPGGKVKGSVTVPDGVRVTGVSVTAYRKVGSEWRADVRAGVNADGTYEVKGLASGTYRIGFEHGDDAVVDEFYDNAATVEQAKDVVVADRATVSGIAAALSTTPPTGPKPEDPKPQDPAPAPKVIKLVKAPKLSGTAKVGKTLKVSKGTWKPGQVTVKYQWFVKQGKRWVVVKKATRPSLKLTRTMKGKQVRVRLTVSAKGYRTLVHTTKASKKIRK is encoded by the coding sequence ATGGAGGTCGCATTGTCCCTGTCAGCCGCTTCACGACACTGGATCACGGCGCTGTCCGTCGGTCTGGCGTCCTTCGCCTTCTCGGTCCCAGCCGCCACGGCAGCACCCTCGGGTGGCGAGGGCGACGGGTCCTCCGTCACCCGCCTGCTGGCCACCGGCACCCGTACGACCGACGAGGCCGAGCGCCCCACCGACGAGGACCTCGCACCGCGCGACCGTGCCGCCCGCGTCGAGGCGGAGAGGCTCGACCAGCCCTTCGGTGACGAGCCCGAGGAGACCACGCCGAGCGAGCTGCTCGACGAGGCGGAGCGGGTCCACCGCGCCCTCCAGCGCCGCGACGTCGGGCGGGTCGCGAAGGCGCAGCAGGGCCTGACCGGGTCCTCCTCCATCTCCGGCACCGTCACCAACGCGTCCGGCGAGGGTCTCGAGCAGGTCTGGGTCGGCGTCTTCCGCGAGCACCCGGAGCTGGAGGAGTGGGAGAGGTGGGAGTGGCTCCCCGGCACCATGACCGGGGCCGACGGCACCTTCACGGTCGGCGACCTCGAGGCAGGCAACTACCGACTCAGCTTCTCGCCCTCCGACCCGTACGCGAGCGAGTACTACGACGACGCCCGGACGTGGCGCGACGCCACCACGATCACGATCGGCTCCGCGCAGGCCCTGACCGGGGTCGACGCCGAGCTCGCCCTCGGGGCCGAGGTGGAGGGTGTGGTCTCCGCCCCCGCCGGCAGCGACCTCTCCTCGGTCTGGGTCCACCTGCTGGAGTGGGACGACCAGGACCAGTTCTGGAGCCCGACCTTCTCCACCACCGTCTCCGACGACGGCACCTACCGCCTCTCGGGGGCGGCCGCTGGCGAGTACCGCGTGCTCTTCTCCCCGCAGAGCAGCGAGCTGCTCGAGCGAGAGTACTACGACGGGGTCGCCGACGTCGACGCCGCGACGCCGGTGACGCTGCGAGCCGGTCAGGTGCAGGCGGGCATCGACGCCGACCTCGTCCGCGCCTCGACGATCACGGGCCGCGTGCAGCTGCCGGCCGGCTTCTCCCCCGAGGACGTCAACGTGGTGGCCTACCGCGACGGCGAGGGCGAGGACGACTGGGAGTGGGCGGGCTCCACCATGCCGGCGCTCGACGGGTCCTACCGGCTTGCGCTCGAGGGCGCTGGCCGCTTTCGGGTGCGGTTCGACGGTCCCGACGGGATCGTCACCGAGTACTACGACGACGCTGACCTCTTCGACGACGCCACCGTGATCGAGGCCGCCCAGGGCGAGCAGGTCACCGGCATCGACGCGACCCTCGAGCAGGGCGCCAGCATCGCCGGAGTGGTCTCGGGGCCCGGTGGTCCCCTGCAGGACGTCACCGTCGCCGCCTACGAGGTCACCGGCGAGGGTGACGACCTCGACTGGGAGTGGGTGGGCTCGGCCGAGACCCGCGCCGACGGCAGCTACACGGTCCTGGGACTCGGGGCCGGGCGTCACCGGGTCCGCTTCATGGACGGGACGGGCCGCCACCTGTCGGAGTACTACGACGACGTGGCGAGCATCTACCGAGCCACCGACCTGACCTTGGCGCGCGGCGCGTCCCTCACCGGCATCAACGCGAGGCTGGCCGTGGCCGGCCAGATCACCGGCCGCGTCACCTCCGCCGACGACCCCGAGAGCCTCGAGGTCGTGGCCCACCGCCTGGTCCAGGACGAGGACGGCCCCTGGTGGTCCGAGGACGCCTACGCCTCCGTGGACGAGACCGGTGCCTACACCCTCGGCGGCCTGCCCACCGGTCAGTACCGCATCGAGTTCTACTCCTACGGCGACAGCGTCGGCGAGTTCTACGACGACGTCCCCACCCTGGAGGAGGCCCGGACGATCTCCGTCACCGCCGGCTCCACCGTGAGTGGGATCAACGCCAGCCTCGAGGTCGGCGGCGTCGTCACCGGCCGGATCACCGTGCCCGTCGGCACGGACACCGACGACCTCGCCGCGCGCCTCTACCAGTGGGACGCGAGCGACCCGGAGGACCCGTACTGGCGGCGTACGAAGACCGCGTGGGTCGACGAGAGCGGCACCTACCGCGCGTCGGGGCTGCGGGCCGGCGCCTACAGGGTCGAGCTCTCCGACGACTCCGGAGCCCTCGAGCCGGTGTGGTTCCGTGACGCCTCGACGGTCGAGGCCGCCCAGGACGTCGTGGTGGCGCACGGTCGGGAGACCACCGGGATCGACGCCACCCTCAAGCCGTGGGCCACGCTGTCCGGCGTGGTGACCGGCCCGGTCGGCGAGGACGTGGGCGGTGTCGAGGTCCAGGTCTGGGAGCACGGCGCCACGCCCGCCCAGGACGCGTGGTGGGATCCCGTCGGCCACGCCACGACCCAGGAGGACGGCTCCTTCACGGTGACCGGCCTGCGCGCCGGGACGTACGCCGTGGAGTTCCGCACCAACGGCCGGCTCGCCGGTGAGTGGTACCAGGACGCGGCCGACCGCGCGAGCGCGGCCGCCGTGCGGGTCGCCGCCCACACGGCCGTGACCGGCATCAGGGCCACCCTCGACCTGGGGTCGACGGTCCGCGGCCGCGTCACCTCGGCCAGCTCTCCTGTCGGCGACGTCCGCGTCTCCGTCCTGCAGGAGCGACGCTGGGACGACTTCTCCGAGTGGGAGCGGGTCTCCAGCTCCTACGTGGGCCAGGACGGCTCGTACGAGGTCGGCGGCCTGCGTGCCGGCACCTACAAGGTCGCCTTCGAGGACCAGGAGGGTGACCTACTCGACGAGTACTACGACGACGCCCCCACGATCGCGCAGGCCAAGGACGTGGTGGTCGGCACGCGCACGACGGTCCAGGGGATCAACGCCGACCTGGCGCGCGCCAGCACGATCTCGGGGACCGTGCGCGGCACCTTCGACGTCGACGGCCTCGAGGTCGTGGCCCTCCGCCTGGTGGACGGCGAGTGGGAGTGGGCGTGGAGCGCCTCGGTCCGCGAGGACGGGACGTACACGATCGGCCGCCTGGCCGCCGGCACCTACCGCGTGCTCTTCCGTGACTGGACCTCCGGCAACGTCTCCACCTACTACGGCGGCGCGCTCGACGTGGAGTCCGCGAGGGACGTCCGGGTGGGCGTCGAGCAGGCCCTCACGGGCATCGACGCCACCCTCGTCCCGGGCGGGAAGGTCAAGGGCTCGGTGACCGTGCCCGACGGCGTCCGCGTCACCGGCGTCAGCGTCACGGCCTACCGCAAGGTCGGCAGCGAGTGGCGGGCCGACGTACGCGCCGGCGTGAACGCGGACGGGACGTACGAGGTCAAGGGCCTCGCCTCAGGGACCTACCGGATCGGCTTCGAGCACGGCGACGACGCCGTCGTCGACGAGTTCTACGACAACGCCGCCACCGTCGAGCAGGCCAAGGACGTCGTCGTGGCCGACCGCGCCACGGTCTCGGGGATCGCCGCGGCCCTGTCGACGACCCCGCCGACCGGCCCGAAGCCGGAGGACCCGAAGCCGCAGGACCCTGCTCCGGCGCCGAAGGTGATCAAGCTGGTCAAGGCACCCAAGCTGTCGGGCACCGCCAAGGTCGGCAAGACCCTCAAGGTGTCGAAGGGCACCTGGAAGCCCGGGCAGGTGACGGTCAAGTACCAGTGGTTCGTGAAGCAGGGCAAGAGGTGGGTGGTGGTCAAGAAGGCCACCAGGCCGTCGCTCAAGCTGACCAGGACGATGAAGGGCAAGCAGGTGCGGGTCCGGCTGACGGTGAGCGCGAAGGGCTACAGGACGCTCGTCCACACCACCAAGGCCTCGAAGAAGATCAGGAAGTGA
- a CDS encoding SDR family NAD(P)-dependent oxidoreductase, with protein sequence MSSDPTIWHPGTTPDLSGRTYLVTGTSPGGIGQYVARDLAAAGARVVMAARNARRLASAVDLVRGEVPDADLDELLLDLASMEAVRRAAHEAEHFGPLHGLVNNAGVMVSAPQRTADGLDLQMATNHFGPFLLTGMLLPQLAASGDGRVVSVSSQAHRAARTAPTGEPRITEPPKIRMQAYGQSKLANLLFTYELDRRLQQAGLPVKALAAHPGYSATPLFANGRFGRPSGGGASIVDAVHKALAQPAAHGAWPILMATVADLPGSTYCGPSGRGEARGLPKVVRPSDLALDPAAQHELWEVSERTVGLRYPR encoded by the coding sequence ATGAGCAGCGACCCCACGATCTGGCACCCCGGGACCACCCCGGACCTGAGCGGTCGCACCTACCTCGTCACTGGCACCAGCCCCGGCGGCATCGGGCAGTACGTCGCCCGCGACCTGGCCGCGGCCGGCGCCCGCGTCGTGATGGCCGCCCGCAACGCCCGCCGCCTCGCCAGCGCCGTCGACCTGGTGCGGGGCGAGGTGCCGGACGCCGACCTCGACGAGCTGCTCCTGGACCTCGCCTCGATGGAGGCCGTCCGCCGCGCAGCCCACGAGGCCGAGCACTTCGGCCCGCTGCACGGCCTGGTCAACAACGCCGGGGTCATGGTCTCGGCTCCGCAGCGCACTGCCGACGGCCTCGACCTGCAGATGGCGACCAACCACTTCGGGCCGTTCCTGCTCACCGGCATGCTGCTCCCACAGCTCGCCGCCTCCGGCGACGGACGTGTCGTCTCGGTCAGCTCCCAGGCCCACCGCGCCGCCCGCACCGCCCCGACCGGGGAGCCACGGATCACCGAGCCGCCGAAGATCCGGATGCAGGCCTACGGCCAGTCGAAGCTCGCCAACCTGCTCTTCACCTACGAGCTCGACCGCCGGCTGCAGCAGGCCGGCCTGCCGGTCAAGGCGCTGGCTGCCCACCCCGGCTACTCCGCGACGCCGCTCTTCGCCAACGGCCGCTTCGGGCGGCCCTCCGGCGGCGGCGCCTCGATCGTCGACGCCGTGCACAAGGCGCTCGCGCAGCCCGCGGCCCACGGCGCCTGGCCGATCCTGATGGCGACCGTTGCCGACCTGCCCGGCTCCACCTACTGCGGTCCGAGCGGACGCGGGGAGGCCCGGGGCCTGCCCAAGGTCGTACGCCCCAGCGACCTCGCCCTCGACCCCGCGGCGCAGCACGAGCTGTGGGAGGTCAGCGAACGGACCGTCGGGCTGCGCTACCCGCGCTGA
- a CDS encoding maleylpyruvate isomerase family mycothiol-dependent enzyme: MTNLTPYVDIWWSAIADFTLLLEDLPESAWSLPTDLPGWTVRDVAAHTAHLEHLLSGGAHDDVELGEVPHARGFMGVFTEQGVVARRDRSHDDLIREIRESATATHTALLADGTPDPEAPARDPFGAIGWTSTTLWKNRPLDLWMHEQDVRRAVDLPGHLDTPGARHTVDYLSDSLGLVLAKRAKAAPGTTLRLDVEGRAPRAWVVNDRSRRGADRGARRRRRAAHLRARGVHPGRRRASGPRAPPDRRRGRRRAGPAGPRGDGRDAVRRLRVGSPR, encoded by the coding sequence ATGACCAACCTGACGCCCTACGTGGACATCTGGTGGAGCGCCATCGCCGACTTCACGCTGCTGCTCGAGGACCTGCCCGAGTCGGCCTGGTCGTTGCCGACCGACCTGCCGGGCTGGACCGTGCGCGACGTCGCCGCCCACACCGCCCACCTCGAGCACCTGCTCTCCGGGGGCGCGCACGACGACGTCGAGCTCGGCGAGGTGCCGCACGCGCGCGGCTTCATGGGGGTCTTCACCGAGCAGGGCGTCGTCGCGCGACGCGACCGCTCCCACGACGACCTGATCCGTGAGATCCGCGAGTCGGCCACCGCGACCCACACCGCGCTGCTGGCCGACGGCACCCCCGATCCCGAGGCGCCGGCGCGCGACCCGTTCGGCGCGATCGGCTGGACCAGCACCACGCTGTGGAAGAACCGGCCCCTCGACCTGTGGATGCACGAGCAGGACGTACGCCGTGCCGTCGACCTCCCCGGCCACCTCGACACCCCCGGGGCGAGGCACACGGTCGACTACCTCTCCGACTCCCTCGGACTGGTCCTGGCCAAGCGGGCCAAGGCCGCCCCGGGCACCACCCTGCGCCTGGACGTCGAGGGTCGCGCACCCCGCGCCTGGGTGGTCAACGACCGGTCGCGGCGAGGAGCTGACCGAGGTGCCCGACGCCGCCGACGTGCGGCTCACCTTCGAGCCCGAGGCGTTCATCCTGGTCGCCGGCGGGCGTCGGGGCCCCGAGCGCCTCCAGATCGGCGTCGAGGGCGACGTCGAGCTGGCCCAGCGGGTCCTCGAGGCGATGGCCGTGACGCCGTGAGGCGCCTCCGCGTCGGGTCACCGCGATGA
- a CDS encoding NHL domain-containing thioredoxin family protein — MHSPKFVHEADPDALVAAVERYGVHHPVLDDPELTTWSAYTARAWPTLVLVDPEGYVVAQYAGEGHAHAIDALLADLVPQHRERGTLQPGDSPYVAPEVTPSDLRFPASVVRLPDGRLAVADAGHDEVVLLGADGEVVQRIGGFSEPNGICVLPADVAAEVGYDLVVADTVGHRLVGVELASGGLRTLAGDGQQWMGGDGTSRLSSPWDVAWWRERVWVAMAGIHQLWTFDPRTGAVEVAAGTTNEGLLDGPLEQAWFAQTSRLAADGERLWLADSETSALRWVEFEDGAGTVHTAIGTGLFDFGFRDGAADQALLQHPLGVAVLPDGSIAVADTYNGAVRRYSPTTREVTTVATGLSEPSALLLSEDGQALDVVESTAHRISRVPLGGVVEVEAFAHRTQRPVTEIGAELDLVVDFTPPPGQKVDDRFGPPSQLLVSSTPEALLREGGGRGTDLTRRLVLDPRVGEGVLHVAARAASCDADGGEGAACRMHQQDWGVPVRVAAADGTAEAVLRLPLGGSA, encoded by the coding sequence GTGCACTCGCCGAAGTTCGTCCACGAGGCCGACCCGGACGCGCTGGTCGCGGCGGTCGAGCGCTACGGCGTGCACCACCCGGTGCTCGACGACCCCGAGCTCACGACCTGGTCGGCCTACACGGCGCGCGCCTGGCCGACGCTGGTGCTGGTCGACCCGGAGGGCTACGTGGTCGCGCAGTACGCGGGCGAGGGCCACGCCCACGCCATCGACGCGCTGCTCGCCGACCTGGTCCCGCAGCACCGTGAGCGCGGCACGCTCCAGCCGGGCGACTCGCCCTACGTGGCCCCCGAGGTGACGCCGAGCGACCTGCGCTTCCCGGCCTCCGTCGTACGCCTGCCCGACGGCCGCCTGGCCGTCGCCGACGCCGGCCACGACGAGGTCGTCCTGCTCGGTGCGGACGGCGAGGTCGTGCAGCGCATCGGCGGCTTCTCCGAGCCCAACGGGATCTGCGTGCTGCCTGCCGACGTGGCGGCCGAGGTCGGCTACGACCTGGTCGTCGCTGACACGGTGGGCCACCGCCTCGTCGGCGTCGAGCTGGCGTCGGGCGGGCTGCGTACGCTCGCCGGCGACGGCCAGCAGTGGATGGGGGGCGACGGCACCAGCCGCCTCTCCAGCCCGTGGGACGTCGCCTGGTGGCGCGAGCGGGTGTGGGTCGCGATGGCCGGCATCCACCAGCTCTGGACCTTCGACCCGCGCACAGGCGCGGTCGAGGTGGCCGCCGGTACGACCAACGAGGGGCTCCTCGACGGCCCGCTCGAGCAGGCGTGGTTCGCGCAGACGTCGCGACTCGCGGCCGACGGTGAGCGGCTGTGGCTGGCCGACTCGGAGACCTCGGCGCTGCGCTGGGTCGAGTTCGAGGATGGCGCCGGCACGGTGCACACCGCGATCGGCACCGGCCTCTTCGACTTCGGCTTCCGCGACGGCGCGGCCGACCAGGCGCTGCTCCAGCACCCGCTCGGCGTGGCCGTGCTGCCCGACGGCTCGATCGCGGTGGCCGACACCTACAACGGCGCCGTACGCCGCTACTCGCCCACCACGCGCGAGGTGACGACGGTGGCGACCGGCCTGTCGGAGCCGAGCGCGCTGCTGCTCAGCGAGGACGGCCAGGCGCTCGACGTGGTCGAGTCGACCGCCCACCGGATCAGCCGGGTGCCGCTCGGCGGCGTGGTCGAGGTGGAGGCGTTCGCGCACCGGACCCAGCGCCCGGTGACCGAGATCGGCGCGGAGCTCGACCTGGTCGTCGACTTCACCCCGCCGCCCGGCCAGAAGGTCGACGACCGCTTCGGGCCGCCGTCGCAGCTGCTGGTCAGCTCGACCCCGGAGGCGTTGCTGCGCGAGGGCGGCGGCCGCGGCACCGACCTGACCCGGCGCCTCGTGCTCGACCCGCGGGTCGGCGAGGGCGTGCTGCACGTCGCGGCCCGGGCGGCGTCCTGCGACGCCGACGGTGGCGAGGGCGCGGCCTGCCGGATGCACCAGCAGGACTGGGGCGTCCCGGTGCGGGTGGCTGCGGCGGACGGAACGGCCGAGGCCGTGCTGCGCCTACCGCTGGGCGGCTCTGCCTGA
- a CDS encoding DUF6458 family protein — translation MGLGLGIVLIVLGLIFGLGVVNIPGLDDYVATETLGWILVAAGVLSIVLGLIMNKQRGETRHVEEHHVDNRRDVV, via the coding sequence ATGGGACTCGGACTCGGAATCGTGCTGATCGTCCTCGGACTGATCTTCGGCCTCGGGGTCGTGAACATCCCCGGACTCGACGACTACGTCGCCACCGAGACGCTGGGCTGGATCCTGGTCGCAGCCGGAGTGCTGTCGATCGTGCTCGGCCTGATCATGAACAAGCAGCGTGGCGAGACGCGCCACGTCGAGGAGCACCACGTCGACAACCGTCGCGACGTCGTCTGA
- a CDS encoding DUF7662 domain-containing protein — MAKYDAMGRFLEDVPAHESEVELTFGFIDTLVGSLPPSARTTRTWWGNSSHVQSLAWRRSGWHVRAVDMAGRTVVFARGRVGGTYADRSRIPADPTHSSAPRRGEATCPSPPLAPVGAPVDVRVTFRWSRLGAVTLDPSDKLLFPRPVPAMPGIYSLTLTGIRERPQVYIGESDNLRRRLTSNYRNPGPRQRTSLRINALVRAHLAAGGQVEVAISTAAEVSTPTPPAPLDLSRKAGRLLVESAAVVLAQIDGTADLENLG, encoded by the coding sequence ATGGCCAAGTACGACGCGATGGGACGCTTCCTCGAAGACGTGCCTGCGCACGAGTCAGAGGTTGAACTCACCTTCGGTTTCATCGACACCCTGGTGGGTTCCTTGCCTCCGTCGGCAAGGACGACACGCACGTGGTGGGGCAACAGCTCACACGTCCAGTCACTCGCGTGGCGGAGGAGCGGGTGGCACGTCCGCGCGGTCGACATGGCGGGCCGTACGGTCGTCTTTGCCCGCGGACGAGTGGGGGGCACCTACGCCGACCGCTCGCGTATCCCAGCGGATCCCACACATTCGTCGGCTCCCCGGCGTGGGGAAGCCACCTGTCCATCGCCACCGCTCGCACCCGTCGGGGCCCCAGTGGACGTTCGAGTCACCTTCAGGTGGAGCCGCTTGGGCGCAGTAACCCTCGACCCCTCCGACAAGCTCCTGTTCCCCCGCCCCGTCCCAGCAATGCCTGGGATCTATTCCCTGACCCTGACCGGCATCAGGGAGCGACCCCAGGTCTACATCGGAGAATCCGACAACCTACGGCGACGACTCACGTCGAACTACCGGAACCCCGGGCCGCGTCAACGGACCAGCCTGCGCATCAACGCACTGGTTCGCGCGCACCTCGCCGCCGGAGGGCAGGTGGAGGTGGCCATCTCGACCGCCGCGGAGGTGTCCACACCAACTCCACCCGCACCCCTCGACCTTTCGCGCAAGGCGGGACGGCTACTCGTGGAGAGCGCCGCAGTGGTCCTCGCACAGATCGACGGGACCGCCGATCTCGAGAACCTCGGTTGA
- a CDS encoding RNA polymerase sigma factor, which translates to MTTDQSAQMRAALQGTADDLLGYFERRRTHPREDAADLLAETMLQAWRRVDAMPEAPERRRMWLFTIAAHVLANHRRSAGRRNALADRLRAQVTPAAEEHVADPSETTAVRDAMLRLHAAHRELVMLIHWDGFTVTEAAELLGLNASTARSRYSAARQQLREALLSSATIAS; encoded by the coding sequence GTGACCACCGACCAGTCCGCGCAGATGCGGGCCGCGCTCCAGGGCACGGCCGACGACCTGCTCGGCTACTTCGAGCGGCGGCGTACGCACCCGCGCGAGGACGCCGCGGACCTGCTGGCCGAGACCATGCTCCAGGCGTGGCGGCGGGTCGACGCGATGCCGGAGGCGCCCGAACGGCGGCGGATGTGGCTCTTCACGATCGCCGCCCACGTGCTGGCCAACCACCGGCGCTCCGCCGGGCGACGCAACGCCTTGGCCGACCGGCTCCGGGCGCAGGTCACGCCGGCGGCCGAGGAGCACGTGGCCGACCCCAGCGAGACCACCGCGGTCCGTGACGCCATGCTGCGCCTGCACGCCGCCCACCGCGAGCTCGTGATGCTGATCCACTGGGACGGCTTCACCGTGACCGAGGCGGCCGAGCTGCTGGGGCTCAACGCCTCGACGGCGCGCAGCCGCTACTCCGCAGCGCGGCAGCAGTTGCGCGAGGCGTTGCTCAGCTCAGCGACGATCGCGTCGTAG